The following coding sequences are from one Gemmatimonadota bacterium window:
- a CDS encoding aminotransferase class V-fold PLP-dependent enzyme yields MTISAKPSRYDVQALRREEFPWADETLYLNHAGIGPLPERVRQTLESYQRDRAAAYRLTEGHLFRVLDRAREVAARLINATPAEIALSTNTSYGINVAALSLPLHQGDIVLASDGEFPANVFPWRQLAKRGVTLELVPVTADGWPDEARIAERMPDPRVKVLALSQVQFHTGYHANLRTLSSVARATGTYLVIDAIQALGQIPFDVQETPVDILACGAQKWLLSPWGSGFTYIRRELVEQLEPPMAGWTAFDGTDDLGTLTHYQGDWRSDARRFELVTLPFQDFVGMIGSVELLLELGVDRIQNHLAEINRPVLEWAAARGVRVSSPAAGASASGMVCLVPPDPAATFAKLTGAGVVASHREGALRFSPHCYNTIEEMARLAELLDRSI; encoded by the coding sequence ATGACGATCTCCGCGAAACCCAGTCGGTACGACGTTCAGGCGCTCCGGCGGGAAGAGTTCCCCTGGGCCGACGAAACCCTGTACCTGAACCATGCAGGAATCGGTCCGCTCCCCGAGCGGGTCCGGCAAACGCTGGAATCCTACCAGCGTGACCGGGCCGCCGCCTACCGCCTCACCGAGGGCCACCTGTTCCGGGTTCTCGACCGGGCCCGGGAGGTCGCCGCGCGGCTGATCAATGCCACGCCCGCCGAGATCGCGCTCTCGACCAACACCAGCTACGGCATCAACGTGGCCGCGTTGTCGCTCCCGCTCCACCAGGGCGATATCGTGCTGGCGAGCGACGGTGAGTTCCCGGCCAATGTCTTCCCCTGGCGCCAACTCGCCAAGCGGGGGGTGACGCTGGAACTGGTCCCGGTGACGGCCGATGGCTGGCCCGACGAGGCCAGGATCGCCGAGCGGATGCCCGACCCACGGGTCAAGGTCCTGGCGCTCTCGCAGGTCCAATTTCACACCGGATACCACGCCAATCTCCGGACCCTGTCTTCGGTGGCGCGAGCAACCGGAACGTATTTGGTCATCGATGCCATTCAGGCCTTGGGCCAGATTCCGTTTGACGTCCAGGAGACCCCGGTCGACATCCTGGCCTGCGGGGCCCAGAAGTGGCTCCTCTCGCCGTGGGGGTCGGGGTTTACCTACATTCGGAGGGAACTCGTCGAGCAACTCGAGCCCCCGATGGCGGGGTGGACGGCCTTCGACGGCACCGATGACCTCGGCACGCTGACCCACTACCAGGGCGACTGGCGCTCGGACGCCCGCCGGTTCGAGTTGGTCACCCTGCCGTTTCAGGACTTCGTCGGGATGATCGGCTCGGTGGAGTTGCTGCTCGAACTCGGTGTCGATCGGATTCAGAACCACCTGGCCGAGATCAACCGGCCGGTGCTCGAATGGGCCGCCGCCCGCGGGGTTCGGGTCTCGTCGCCCGCGGCCGGTGCCTCGGCGAGCGGCATGGTGTGTCTGGTTCCCCCGGACCCTGCGGCCACGTTCGCCAAGCTGACCGGGGCCGGAGTTGTGGCCTCCCATCGGGAGGGCGCTCTCCGGTTCAGTCCGCATTGCTACAATACGATCGAGGAAATGGCCCGGCTCGCCGAGTTGCTCGATCGGTCCATCTGA
- a CDS encoding tyrosine--tRNA ligase yields MTTLLTTLAARGLLHDATPGLANRLAEGPITGYVGFDPTADSLHVGNLVPVMALVWLQRLGGTPIALIGSGTGMVGDPSGKRNERPMLSADTVAANATAIQGQLGRFLDFSGTNAATLRNNADWLVGLSLLEFLRDTGKHFTINYMLQKDSVKSRMDSGISFTEFAYMLVQAHDFHHLHRTAGCELQMGGSDQWGNITAGIELISRQGGQAHGAVLPLLTTASGAKFGKSESGNIWLDPARTSPYQFYQFWLNTEDADAERLLKTFTTVPLEEIAAVMAEQAINPSRRVAQRFLARDVTVRVHGTVTTDRVMAASELLFGGRTLADADAETLAIVAGEVTTIGIEPARLAAGIPVIDALVETGLAASKGEARRGIQGQGFSINGQKISGPEVLIGTEHLLAGRFVALQKGKRSYAFLALGTGGSALG; encoded by the coding sequence ATGACGACGCTCCTGACCACCCTTGCCGCCCGCGGGCTGCTGCACGACGCCACCCCTGGCCTGGCCAACCGGTTGGCCGAGGGGCCGATCACCGGCTATGTCGGCTTCGACCCGACGGCCGACTCACTCCACGTTGGGAACCTGGTGCCGGTGATGGCCCTGGTTTGGCTGCAGCGACTGGGCGGAACCCCGATTGCGCTGATCGGCAGCGGCACCGGCATGGTCGGAGATCCGAGCGGCAAGCGCAACGAGCGCCCGATGCTCTCGGCCGACACGGTGGCGGCCAATGCGACGGCCATCCAGGGCCAGCTCGGCCGGTTCCTCGATTTCAGCGGCACCAACGCCGCCACCCTCCGGAATAACGCCGACTGGCTGGTCGGATTGAGTTTGCTCGAGTTTCTCCGGGACACCGGGAAGCACTTCACGATCAACTACATGCTCCAGAAAGACTCGGTCAAGAGCCGGATGGACAGCGGGATCTCGTTTACTGAGTTCGCCTACATGCTGGTTCAGGCCCACGACTTCCACCATCTGCATCGAACCGCTGGGTGCGAGTTGCAAATGGGCGGCAGTGATCAATGGGGCAACATCACGGCCGGCATCGAGCTGATCTCTCGCCAGGGGGGCCAAGCGCACGGCGCCGTGCTGCCGCTCCTGACGACGGCGAGCGGCGCCAAGTTCGGCAAGAGCGAGAGCGGCAACATCTGGCTCGACCCGGCGCGAACTTCACCGTATCAGTTCTACCAGTTCTGGCTCAACACCGAGGATGCCGACGCCGAGCGGTTGCTGAAGACCTTCACTACCGTGCCGCTGGAAGAGATTGCCGCGGTCATGGCCGAACAGGCCATTAACCCAAGCCGGCGGGTGGCCCAACGATTCCTGGCCCGCGACGTCACGGTCCGGGTTCACGGCACCGTCACGACCGACCGGGTCATGGCCGCGAGCGAGCTGCTCTTCGGCGGGAGGACCCTTGCCGATGCCGACGCCGAGACGTTGGCCATTGTCGCCGGTGAGGTCACGACGATCGGCATCGAGCCTGCCCGCCTGGCCGCCGGCATTCCGGTGATCGACGCCTTGGTTGAAACCGGCCTGGCCGCTTCGAAGGGCGAGGCCCGGCGCGGCATCCAGGGCCAGGGGTTCTCGATCAACGGTCAGAAGATCTCCGGCCCCGAGGTCCTGATCGGGACCGAACACTTACTGGCCGGTCGCTTCGTCGCCCTGCAAAAGGGGAAACGAAGTTATGCGTTTTTGGCACTCGGCACTGGGGGCTCGGCGCTCGGCTGA
- a CDS encoding PBP1A family penicillin-binding protein yields the protein MAPRPFKSLSRWWHSPTIRYRILLAIGAGVMFGGSLGLGAWSNVCAPVGSCPSIAGLESYDPEQASKVYAADGRLVTDFGQTRRTVVSLKQISPAVIAAVLATEDRRFYQHGGIDWYRVLGSFKALFAGKRLQGFSTITMQLARNLWPDELPADMRSGFLGVTRKLREARMALEIERNYRKDKILELYLNQINLGNGAYGVETAASRYFGKPAKQLNVAEGAMLAAIPRAPTRYNPRRNPDFAVQRRNLVINLLRDQGKLSRESAEAWKAYPLALSSRSDFNGVGDYFVEYVRQLLQARFGSELYRSGLRVYTTLDLDMQQAAERALEAQLIKIEEDPKAYGKFPHQTFRQYLDQRDPNATEDDQGPFSPYLQGAITTVEVKTGYLRALVGGRDFADSKYNRATQAERQAGSTFKPFVYSAALKAGYRLSDLYEDGPVEVPLDNQPPWSPKNYDNKYRGRMSMREGLYDSRNTVAVRVGLDVGVDAVVKEAAAAGIASRIPRVPSIFIGAAEVTPLEITSAYGTFANLGVRVAPVAILRVEDRSGNIIWQPESKQTRTMDLEHAWLILDGLRDVLRKGTAASVMPRAGINLPAGGKTGTTNDGMDVWFIGFTPDLVTGVWMGFDRKQVIMRDAQGGRLAAPAWGAMMKDVYERRKVPPAWPMPEGLISLEVDHSTGYLATGACPKDKVGPEFYFPGTEPTERCPIHR from the coding sequence ATGGCCCCTCGTCCGTTCAAGAGTCTCTCGCGATGGTGGCACTCCCCGACGATTCGGTACCGGATTCTGCTCGCGATCGGAGCCGGCGTCATGTTTGGCGGCTCGCTCGGGCTCGGCGCCTGGTCCAATGTCTGCGCCCCGGTCGGCTCGTGCCCCTCCATTGCCGGTCTCGAATCGTACGACCCCGAGCAAGCCTCCAAGGTCTATGCCGCCGATGGGCGTCTGGTGACTGATTTTGGACAGACCCGGCGGACGGTCGTTTCCCTCAAACAAATTTCGCCGGCCGTCATCGCAGCCGTGCTGGCCACCGAAGACCGGCGGTTCTATCAACACGGCGGCATCGACTGGTATCGGGTCCTGGGCTCGTTCAAAGCCTTGTTCGCCGGGAAGCGGCTCCAGGGGTTCTCGACGATCACCATGCAGCTCGCGCGGAACCTCTGGCCCGACGAACTCCCGGCCGACATGCGCTCCGGGTTTCTCGGTGTGACCCGGAAGCTCCGCGAGGCGCGGATGGCCCTGGAGATCGAGCGGAACTATCGGAAGGACAAGATCCTCGAGCTCTATCTGAATCAGATTAACCTTGGGAACGGGGCGTACGGGGTCGAAACCGCCGCCTCCCGGTATTTCGGCAAGCCGGCCAAGCAGCTCAACGTGGCCGAAGGCGCCATGCTGGCCGCCATTCCTCGGGCCCCGACCCGCTACAACCCCCGTCGGAACCCGGACTTCGCCGTTCAGCGGCGGAACCTGGTCATCAATCTGTTGCGCGATCAAGGCAAACTGTCGCGGGAGTCGGCCGAAGCCTGGAAAGCCTATCCCCTGGCCCTGTCCTCCCGTTCCGACTTCAACGGCGTCGGCGACTACTTCGTCGAATACGTGAGGCAGTTGCTCCAGGCCCGCTTCGGATCGGAACTCTATCGCTCGGGACTTCGGGTCTACACCACGCTGGATCTGGACATGCAGCAGGCGGCGGAGCGGGCGCTCGAGGCCCAGTTGATCAAGATCGAGGAGGATCCGAAAGCCTACGGCAAGTTTCCGCATCAGACCTTTCGGCAGTATCTCGACCAGCGAGATCCGAACGCCACGGAAGATGATCAAGGGCCGTTCTCACCGTACCTCCAAGGCGCCATCACCACCGTCGAGGTCAAGACCGGCTACCTCCGGGCGTTGGTCGGCGGTCGCGATTTCGCCGACTCGAAATACAACCGTGCCACCCAGGCCGAGCGCCAGGCCGGTTCGACGTTCAAGCCGTTCGTGTATTCGGCAGCGCTCAAGGCTGGATACCGGCTCAGCGATCTATATGAAGATGGGCCGGTCGAGGTTCCGTTGGACAATCAGCCGCCCTGGTCGCCGAAGAACTACGACAACAAATACCGGGGCCGGATGAGTATGCGGGAAGGGCTCTACGATTCCCGCAATACCGTGGCGGTGCGGGTGGGCCTCGATGTCGGCGTGGACGCCGTGGTCAAAGAAGCCGCCGCCGCCGGGATCGCGAGCCGGATTCCGAGAGTGCCCTCGATCTTCATCGGGGCGGCCGAGGTTACTCCGCTGGAAATCACCTCGGCGTACGGAACCTTTGCCAACTTGGGCGTGCGGGTTGCGCCGGTTGCGATTCTCCGGGTCGAAGACCGGAGCGGCAACATCATCTGGCAACCCGAGAGCAAGCAGACCCGGACCATGGACCTCGAGCACGCCTGGCTGATCCTCGACGGTCTCCGCGACGTGCTTCGAAAGGGGACCGCCGCCAGTGTCATGCCTCGGGCCGGAATCAATCTGCCCGCCGGCGGCAAGACCGGCACGACCAACGACGGAATGGATGTCTGGTTCATCGGCTTTACCCCGGATCTGGTGACTGGCGTCTGGATGGGCTTCGACCGCAAGCAGGTCATCATGCGGGACGCCCAAGGCGGCCGGCTCGCGGCCCCGGCCTGGGGCGCCATGATGAAAGACGTGTACGAGCGCCGCAAGGTGCCTCCCGCATGGCCGATGCCCGAGGGCCTCATCTCGCTCGAGGTCGACCACTCGACCGGATATCTCGCCACCGGCGCCTGCCCCAAGGACAAGGTCGGGCCCGAGTTCTACTTTCCGGGAACCGAACCGACCGAACGCTGCCCGATCCACCGGTGA
- a CDS encoding HNH endonuclease has protein sequence MAVRCLALNASFEPLTMVPLRRALRLVIDGKAEIVEAEGGEQMRSARLALPKPAIIRLVKFVHVPRKFRRQVTNTFLFARDAYTCQYCDRHQNELRPRECLTRDHLLPISRGGGNDWRNVVTACSTCNTKKGNRLPEECGMHPSTSPMEPHFVHLSWAVRRLTHTQAKYIRLFYGPEALRAIGG, from the coding sequence CTGGCGGTGCGATGTCTCGCGCTCAACGCATCATTTGAACCCCTGACGATGGTCCCGCTCCGGCGGGCCCTCCGCTTGGTGATCGACGGCAAGGCCGAGATCGTCGAGGCGGAGGGAGGGGAACAGATGCGGAGCGCGAGGCTCGCGCTCCCTAAACCGGCCATTATCCGGCTGGTCAAGTTCGTCCACGTGCCCCGGAAGTTCCGCCGGCAGGTGACGAACACCTTCCTGTTCGCCCGGGATGCCTACACCTGCCAGTATTGCGACCGGCACCAGAACGAACTCCGCCCCCGAGAGTGTCTGACTCGTGATCACCTGCTTCCGATTTCCCGGGGCGGTGGCAACGATTGGCGGAACGTGGTCACGGCCTGCAGCACCTGCAACACGAAGAAAGGCAACCGGCTGCCCGAGGAATGCGGGATGCACCCGTCCACCTCGCCGATGGAGCCGCACTTCGTTCACCTGTCGTGGGCGGTCCGGCGGCTGACCCACACCCAGGCCAAGTACATCCGACTCTTCTACGGCCCCGAAGCCCTCCGCGCCATCGGCGGCTAG
- a CDS encoding sigma-54-dependent Fis family transcriptional regulator gives MTIRVLIVDDEANIRRMLGALLKSEGFDVTESPNGNAALLAIDGDHPDAILLDLMMPPGPDGIATLEKIRERDASVPVIMMSGKAQLTDAVRAIKHGAFQFLEKPLTPEAVLITLRSALELTRTQAENRALKSQLKRPRIEMVGTTKGMQKVAEAISQVSPTEARVLVYGESGTGKELVANAIHQAGRRAGKPIVSVNCAAIPRDLVESEMFGHERGAFTGATERRMGRFELADRGTLFLDEVGDLNLEAQAKLLRVLETGEIQRLGAERVQRVDVRVISATNQRLDQAVAAGTFREDLYFRLAVFPIELPPLRHRLEDLPALITHLAERLRGHQAPDFTAEALASMASYDWPGNVRELANVIERLSIIGGPEIDAALVRQVLPRSRGRTEPGPVTDAVAQPGSLDLQGRSLSNLLDDYERALVREGLARAQGNVAEAARALQTDRANLYRRMKRLGLS, from the coding sequence ATGACCATACGCGTCTTGATCGTAGACGATGAAGCGAACATCCGGCGGATGCTCGGGGCCCTGCTCAAGTCTGAGGGCTTCGACGTGACCGAGTCCCCCAACGGCAACGCGGCCCTGCTGGCCATCGACGGCGACCACCCGGACGCCATTCTGCTCGACTTGATGATGCCGCCGGGGCCCGACGGAATCGCGACCTTGGAGAAGATCCGGGAGCGGGACGCGAGCGTCCCGGTCATCATGATGAGCGGCAAGGCCCAACTGACCGATGCGGTCCGGGCCATCAAGCACGGAGCCTTCCAGTTCCTGGAAAAGCCCCTGACACCCGAAGCGGTCTTGATTACCCTCCGGTCCGCGCTGGAGCTGACCCGGACCCAGGCCGAAAACCGGGCCCTCAAATCGCAGCTCAAGCGGCCCCGAATCGAGATGGTGGGGACGACCAAGGGTATGCAGAAGGTGGCCGAAGCGATCTCCCAGGTGTCACCGACCGAGGCCCGGGTGTTGGTCTACGGAGAATCGGGCACCGGCAAGGAACTGGTCGCCAACGCGATCCATCAGGCCGGCCGCCGAGCCGGGAAGCCGATCGTGTCGGTGAACTGCGCCGCGATTCCGCGCGACTTGGTTGAGAGTGAGATGTTCGGCCACGAGCGCGGCGCGTTCACCGGAGCAACCGAACGGCGGATGGGGCGGTTCGAACTGGCGGATAGAGGCACGTTGTTCCTCGACGAGGTCGGCGACTTGAACCTCGAGGCGCAGGCCAAATTGCTTCGGGTCCTCGAAACCGGCGAGATCCAGCGGCTCGGCGCCGAGCGGGTCCAGCGGGTTGATGTCCGCGTCATCTCGGCCACGAACCAGCGACTCGATCAGGCGGTGGCCGCCGGCACGTTCCGGGAAGACCTGTACTTCCGGCTGGCGGTCTTTCCGATCGAACTGCCGCCGCTTCGGCATCGGCTCGAGGACCTCCCGGCGTTGATCACCCATCTCGCGGAACGGCTTCGGGGCCATCAAGCTCCCGACTTTACGGCCGAGGCCCTGGCGTCGATGGCGTCGTACGATTGGCCCGGCAATGTCCGGGAGTTGGCCAACGTGATCGAACGGCTCTCGATCATCGGGGGTCCGGAAATCGACGCCGCCTTGGTGCGACAGGTGCTGCCGCGGTCCCGGGGACGAACCGAACCCGGACCGGTGACCGACGCCGTGGCCCAGCCCGGGAGCCTGGATCTCCAGGGACGTTCCCTTTCCAACTTGCTCGATGACTACGAGCGCGCCCTGGTCCGGGAAGGACTGGCGCGGGCCCAGGGCAATGTCGCGGAGGCGGCGCGGGCGCTGCAGACCGACCGGGCCAACTTGTACCGGCGGATGAAGCGGTTGGGGTTGTCGTGA
- a CDS encoding HAMP domain-containing histidine kinase has protein sequence MRGLSFRGRISLTLFLIALPSAMAMFGWAYSTIRYNPAKAAQAVVRPLRESGIRLLNTLDTTRLSPPEIQALSHYKVRLNEALRVSQQAYTYKRLETYGRAILLAVLGTVLFYAAIFLGRNLAAQLSWPIDELVGWTGHIRRNEPLPPDPPRSGAPEFASLRTALRDMAAGLAQARRSELESERLRAFREVARRVAHEMKNPLTPIRFAVTSLSRNANPEQEEALDVLRTESSRLEQLARDFANLGRLPEGPPAEVDLGELLGELLRTSLPVEIEGNLQVTPDTPHVVGHYDALRRAFANVIRNAAEAMLGVGRIEATIRPWQGGVRVSIADQGPGIPLAKRSRVFEPYFTEKSDGTGLGLAIVKQSVDLHQGIIEVAETPGGGATFVIWLPLLPESAKTRPTDRPYVERRVADRRTNQR, from the coding sequence ATGCGCGGACTGTCCTTTCGCGGGCGGATCTCCCTCACCCTGTTCCTGATCGCCCTGCCCTCGGCCATGGCGATGTTTGGGTGGGCCTATTCGACGATCCGTTACAACCCCGCCAAGGCCGCCCAAGCCGTCGTCCGCCCCCTCCGTGAATCGGGGATTCGGCTGCTCAATACCCTCGATACCACCCGGCTCTCACCGCCGGAAATCCAGGCGCTCAGCCACTACAAAGTCCGTCTCAACGAAGCCCTCCGCGTTTCCCAGCAGGCCTATACCTACAAGCGCCTCGAGACCTACGGCCGGGCCATCTTGCTGGCCGTGCTCGGCACGGTGCTGTTCTACGCCGCGATCTTTCTGGGCCGGAACCTCGCCGCGCAGCTGAGTTGGCCGATCGATGAGTTGGTGGGGTGGACCGGCCACATTCGGCGCAACGAACCGCTGCCCCCCGACCCTCCCCGGTCCGGCGCCCCGGAATTCGCGTCCCTTCGAACCGCCCTTCGGGACATGGCCGCCGGCCTGGCCCAAGCCCGGAGGTCGGAGCTCGAATCCGAGCGACTCCGGGCGTTCCGGGAAGTGGCCCGCCGGGTGGCCCATGAAATGAAGAACCCGCTGACTCCGATCCGATTTGCCGTTACGTCGCTCAGCCGGAACGCCAATCCCGAGCAGGAAGAGGCGTTGGACGTGCTCCGAACCGAGTCGAGTCGGCTGGAGCAATTGGCGCGGGACTTCGCCAATCTGGGCCGGCTCCCCGAAGGACCGCCGGCCGAGGTCGATTTGGGCGAGTTGCTGGGCGAGTTGCTCCGGACCTCGCTTCCGGTCGAGATCGAGGGAAACCTCCAAGTCACCCCCGACACTCCCCACGTGGTTGGGCACTACGACGCCCTCCGACGGGCCTTTGCGAACGTGATTCGAAACGCCGCCGAAGCCATGCTGGGTGTTGGCCGGATCGAGGCGACGATCCGTCCGTGGCAAGGCGGGGTTCGGGTGTCGATCGCAGACCAAGGCCCGGGAATCCCCCTGGCGAAACGAAGTCGGGTGTTCGAGCCGTATTTCACGGAGAAGAGCGATGGCACCGGTCTCGGTCTCGCCATCGTCAAGCAATCGGTCGACTTGCATCAGGGCATCATCGAAGTGGCCGAGACGCCGGGCGGGGGGGCGACGTTCGTGATCTGGCTCCCGCTCTTGCCCGAAAGCGCCAAGACTCGACCAACCGATCGACCTTATGTGGAGCGCCGAGTCGCGGACCGGCGGACAAACCAACGATGA
- a CDS encoding PEP-CTERM sorting domain-containing protein → MLPVGLPGSDANPSQVDIDGGLAPVPEPATMGLMAIGLVAMPGMGWVRRRQQQA, encoded by the coding sequence GTGTTACCGGTAGGGCTCCCGGGGTCGGACGCGAACCCATCCCAAGTAGATATCGACGGCGGCCTGGCCCCAGTTCCCGAACCAGCCACCATGGGCCTGATGGCCATTGGCTTGGTCGCCATGCCCGGGATGGGCTGGGTTCGGCGGCGGCAGCAGCAGGCATAG
- a CDS encoding NYN domain-containing protein, with translation MTGPTSRAGRQASLAAPSSPAAPASHAALLIDFDNVTMGIRSDLTKELKALLSSDIIRGKVTVQRAYADWRRYPQYVMPLTERSIDMIWATAVGSTKKNATDIRLAIDAIELVFTRPDIGTFIVLSGDSDFSSLVMKLKEYGKYVIGIGIRDSASDLLIQNCDEYFSYTELAGLHREVDAPAARRDPWELVVEAVERMVKQGDVMRSDRLKQVMQQIDSSFDERNAGINRFSKFVTEAATRGLLKVAKLDNGQYEVAPAPGRAASATTVVPAPAPERDGERRGGRGRGRGRDRRDQPTSGRTEAAPAPAAEPSRRAPQAAQPVGPPGDYLTLGAAFSLLTRALGELQNPVTHDTLRARMAALHGREDPLFEPTRFPRLLRQANDAEVADVKKTGEDQYEVALTRSGRASLGANGGSSINGSPDGAKSIPAGSSNGSTKRDSGSVSAPVPEADPLASRVAGIGFRRGSRGPSRPPAVPMIGLVDFGKKTPAPVKAVAVAVAEVETKPDPKAKTKTKGPVRSRGTKKASTAVPKPAEVPPVPAKSGGVRRGSPRSRGPRKPR, from the coding sequence GTGACTGGTCCGACTTCGCGGGCAGGCCGACAGGCCTCGCTCGCCGCCCCATCATCCCCCGCCGCGCCCGCCTCCCACGCCGCACTCCTGATCGACTTCGACAACGTCACGATGGGCATTCGCTCCGATTTGACCAAGGAGCTCAAGGCCCTGTTGTCGAGCGACATCATCCGTGGCAAAGTGACCGTGCAACGGGCCTACGCCGATTGGCGCCGCTATCCGCAGTACGTCATGCCGCTCACCGAGCGGTCGATCGACATGATCTGGGCCACGGCCGTTGGTTCGACGAAGAAGAACGCCACCGACATCCGGCTGGCCATCGACGCCATCGAGTTGGTCTTTACCCGACCGGACATCGGCACGTTCATCGTGCTGTCGGGCGACAGTGATTTCTCGTCGCTCGTCATGAAACTCAAGGAGTACGGGAAGTACGTCATCGGGATCGGGATCCGGGACTCGGCCAGCGATCTCTTGATCCAAAATTGCGACGAGTATTTCTCCTATACGGAATTGGCCGGGCTGCATCGCGAAGTCGACGCCCCGGCGGCCCGTCGTGACCCGTGGGAGTTGGTGGTCGAAGCCGTCGAGCGGATGGTCAAGCAGGGCGATGTCATGCGGTCGGATCGGCTGAAGCAGGTGATGCAGCAGATCGATTCGAGCTTCGACGAACGGAACGCCGGCATCAACCGGTTCAGCAAGTTCGTGACCGAGGCCGCGACCCGGGGTCTCCTCAAGGTCGCGAAGCTCGACAACGGCCAGTACGAGGTAGCGCCGGCTCCTGGCCGGGCGGCGTCGGCCACTACCGTGGTTCCGGCACCGGCCCCCGAGCGGGATGGCGAACGCCGTGGGGGTCGGGGCCGGGGTCGAGGCCGCGATCGTCGCGACCAGCCGACGAGTGGCCGGACCGAGGCCGCACCGGCCCCGGCAGCCGAACCGTCTCGCCGGGCACCCCAGGCCGCGCAGCCGGTTGGCCCTCCGGGAGATTACCTGACCCTCGGGGCGGCGTTCTCGTTGCTGACCCGGGCCCTTGGCGAACTGCAGAACCCCGTGACCCATGACACGCTTCGGGCCCGGATGGCAGCGCTCCACGGCCGTGAAGATCCGCTGTTCGAGCCAACGCGCTTCCCCCGGCTCCTCCGGCAGGCCAACGATGCCGAGGTGGCCGACGTCAAGAAGACCGGCGAGGATCAATATGAGGTGGCGCTGACGCGTTCGGGTCGGGCGTCGCTGGGTGCCAATGGCGGCTCGAGCATCAATGGATCGCCGGATGGGGCCAAGTCGATCCCGGCCGGCAGTTCGAACGGGTCGACCAAGAGGGACTCCGGCTCGGTATCGGCGCCGGTTCCTGAGGCCGATCCGCTGGCCTCCCGGGTGGCGGGCATTGGGTTCCGACGAGGGTCACGAGGCCCGTCGCGACCGCCGGCAGTGCCGATGATCGGGCTCGTTGATTTCGGCAAGAAGACCCCGGCCCCCGTTAAGGCCGTCGCGGTCGCTGTGGCCGAAGTCGAGACCAAACCCGACCCCAAGGCCAAGACCAAGACCAAAGGCCCGGTCCGATCCCGCGGGACGAAGAAGGCCAGCACGGCGGTACCGAAGCCGGCCGAGGTGCCTCCCGTGCCGGCGAAATCAGGCGGCGTTCGTCGGGGCAGCCCGCGGTCCCGGGGTCCGAGGAAGCCGCGCTGA
- a CDS encoding DNA-3-methyladenine glycosylase has translation MSRVLPDRFFARSAEAIARDLIGAMVVSEAGGERVRGMVVETEAYLGRDDPASHAYRGRRHAGNVGIYSPPGHWYIYRSHGLHWCANLVTGPAGIGAAVLLRAVRITEGQEVAVRRRGGVAPRILSNGPGKLCQALGIDRSLEGCLMRRSAVSISPGPSVGALRVTARIGITKAADWPLRFLMP, from the coding sequence CTGAGCCGAGTCCTACCAGACCGCTTTTTTGCCCGCTCGGCCGAGGCCATTGCTCGGGATCTGATTGGGGCGATGGTCGTCTCTGAAGCCGGGGGCGAGCGGGTCCGGGGTATGGTCGTTGAAACCGAGGCATATCTCGGACGGGACGACCCGGCGTCCCACGCGTACCGGGGCCGGCGCCACGCCGGCAACGTCGGCATCTACTCCCCGCCAGGCCACTGGTACATTTACCGGTCGCACGGGCTCCACTGGTGCGCCAATCTCGTGACCGGTCCCGCCGGAATCGGCGCGGCGGTGTTGCTCCGGGCGGTTCGGATTACCGAGGGCCAGGAGGTGGCGGTGCGCCGTCGCGGGGGTGTGGCGCCCCGAATCTTGAGCAACGGGCCGGGTAAGCTCTGTCAGGCACTCGGGATCGACCGCTCCCTCGAAGGTTGCCTGATGCGGCGATCGGCCGTCTCGATCAGCCCGGGGCCCTCCGTCGGTGCACTCCGAGTCACTGCGAGGATCGGGATTACCAAGGCCGCCGATTGGCCGCTCCGCTTCCTGATGCCCTAA